A stretch of the Streptomyces venezuelae genome encodes the following:
- a CDS encoding M14 family metallopeptidase — MRHRARSILAASALVIGSLAAAPMAAQAQSPSRSQDRPAGPDVAADEVRVYDADITREQVPLVLAAGQDAHELGERAPEHGTAKVELFLTGAQARALGAQGIKLAEHRAPAGASARARAAGDGVFRPYSGKGGLQEEIVRTGQTHPGLAKVVSLGKTVQGKDILAVKVSKNARQAKDGAKPAVLYMSNQHAREWITPEMTRRLLHHYLDNYGKDRRITQLVDSTELWFVISANPDGYDFTHAPDGERLWRKNLRDNNGDGRITTGDGVDLNRNFSYKWGYDNEGSSPNQSSETFRGAGPGSEPETVALDRFQKRIGFEYGINYHSAAELLLYGVGWQVATPTPDDVLYKALAGTPENPAVPGYHPQLSSELYTTNGEADGHAANVNGMMMFTPEMTTCRTASQSDPDDPWRPEDCASGFNFPDDEKLIQAEFAKNIPFALSVAETAGHPDRPASVVGLNAADFTLDPFTTSWAGRGQDQEIAVTARTSLRDKELNYRINGGRTHDEDLEAWKGGETYGGEDNLWFDEYRAEVEDARPGDTVEVWFTGRDRTTGKRVSSEHFTYTVAERPRADVLVIAEEGAAARHAQAYVDALRANGRQAAVWDVAVQGAPHRLGVLSHFSTAVHYTGDRSPGGPTQLALRAFLNEGGKLIEAGERAGGNAQVGPAVTDDFSQYWLGAYGRAAVKGPHGFTGAGALGGAAGGLAGAEGNPLDTPGSYTITSDSLAPAQFPQFKSAQAGQYAGVTNPYAPYAGTGMASATHEDDDWQRLSRTVDLTGVTAADKPVLKTALHWNTEPGYDHAVLEARTAGGDDWTTLPEAGGLTTTTVPAECEAGFFLDSHPFLGRYLTRGAAGCTPAGSSGTWNSFTGSSAGWKQVEFDLSAYAGKKVELSLSYITDPGSGGRGVFTDEARLSVGGTDQAAEGFETSLGGWTAQGAPAGSPEVPGDWSRTGELFKSFAAVTTRDTVLLGFGLEHLPVAGDRAVLIGKALRSLHR, encoded by the coding sequence ATGAGGCACCGCGCGAGATCGATCCTCGCCGCTAGCGCACTCGTCATCGGTTCACTCGCCGCCGCACCCATGGCGGCCCAGGCCCAGTCCCCGTCCCGGTCCCAGGACCGGCCCGCCGGCCCCGACGTGGCCGCCGACGAGGTACGGGTCTACGACGCCGACATCACCCGGGAACAGGTACCGCTCGTCCTCGCCGCCGGCCAGGACGCCCACGAGCTCGGTGAACGGGCCCCCGAGCACGGCACCGCCAAGGTCGAGCTCTTCCTCACCGGGGCCCAGGCCAGAGCCCTCGGCGCCCAGGGGATCAAGCTCGCCGAACACAGGGCCCCCGCCGGAGCCTCGGCCCGCGCCCGGGCCGCCGGAGACGGCGTCTTCCGCCCGTACAGCGGCAAGGGCGGCCTCCAGGAGGAGATCGTCCGGACCGGCCAGACCCACCCCGGCCTCGCCAAGGTCGTCTCCCTCGGCAAGACCGTCCAGGGCAAGGACATCCTGGCCGTCAAGGTCAGCAAGAACGCCCGGCAGGCCAAGGACGGCGCCAAGCCCGCCGTGCTGTACATGTCCAACCAGCACGCCCGCGAGTGGATCACGCCGGAGATGACCAGGCGGCTGCTCCACCACTACCTCGACAACTACGGCAAGGACCGGCGCATCACACAGCTGGTCGACTCCACCGAGCTCTGGTTCGTGATCTCCGCCAACCCGGACGGCTACGACTTCACCCACGCTCCCGACGGCGAGCGGCTGTGGCGCAAGAACCTCCGGGACAACAACGGCGACGGCAGGATCACCACCGGAGACGGGGTCGACCTCAACCGGAACTTCTCCTACAAGTGGGGCTACGACAACGAGGGTTCCTCGCCGAACCAGTCCAGCGAGACCTTCCGCGGCGCCGGCCCGGGCTCCGAGCCCGAGACCGTCGCCCTGGACCGCTTCCAGAAGCGGATCGGCTTCGAGTACGGCATCAACTACCACTCCGCCGCCGAGCTGCTCCTCTACGGCGTCGGCTGGCAGGTGGCCACCCCCACCCCCGACGACGTGCTCTACAAGGCGCTCGCCGGCACCCCGGAGAACCCTGCGGTCCCCGGCTACCACCCACAGCTCTCCTCCGAGCTGTACACCACCAACGGCGAGGCCGACGGCCACGCCGCCAACGTCAACGGCATGATGATGTTCACGCCCGAGATGACCACCTGCCGGACCGCCTCGCAGAGCGATCCCGATGACCCGTGGCGGCCCGAGGACTGCGCCTCCGGGTTCAACTTCCCGGACGACGAGAAGCTCATCCAGGCGGAGTTCGCCAAGAACATCCCCTTCGCGCTGTCCGTCGCCGAAACCGCCGGCCACCCCGACCGGCCCGCCTCCGTCGTCGGCCTGAACGCCGCGGACTTCACCCTCGATCCCTTCACCACCTCCTGGGCCGGCCGCGGCCAGGACCAGGAGATCGCGGTGACCGCCCGCACGTCGCTCCGCGACAAGGAGCTCAACTACCGCATCAACGGCGGCCGTACCCACGACGAGGACCTCGAGGCCTGGAAGGGCGGCGAGACCTACGGCGGCGAGGACAACCTCTGGTTCGACGAATACCGGGCCGAGGTCGAGGACGCCCGGCCGGGGGACACGGTCGAGGTCTGGTTCACCGGCCGCGACCGCACCACCGGCAAGCGGGTCTCCAGCGAGCACTTCACCTACACCGTGGCCGAACGGCCCCGGGCGGACGTCCTGGTGATCGCCGAGGAGGGGGCCGCCGCCCGGCACGCCCAGGCCTATGTCGACGCGCTGCGCGCGAACGGCCGGCAGGCCGCCGTCTGGGACGTCGCCGTCCAGGGCGCCCCGCACCGGCTCGGGGTCCTCTCCCACTTCTCCACCGCCGTCCACTACACCGGCGACCGGAGCCCCGGAGGCCCCACCCAGCTCGCGCTCCGCGCCTTCCTCAACGAGGGCGGCAAGCTGATCGAGGCGGGTGAGCGGGCGGGCGGCAACGCCCAGGTCGGCCCGGCCGTCACCGACGACTTCAGCCAGTACTGGCTGGGCGCCTACGGGCGCGCCGCAGTCAAGGGCCCCCACGGCTTCACCGGCGCGGGCGCACTGGGCGGAGCCGCCGGCGGGCTGGCGGGCGCCGAGGGCAACCCGCTGGACACCCCCGGCTCCTACACCATCACCTCCGACAGCCTCGCCCCCGCGCAGTTCCCGCAGTTCAAGAGCGCTCAGGCAGGCCAGTACGCCGGGGTGACCAACCCGTACGCCCCGTATGCGGGCACCGGGATGGCCTCGGCCACCCACGAGGACGACGACTGGCAGCGGCTGTCCCGGACGGTGGACCTCACCGGGGTCACCGCCGCCGACAAGCCGGTCCTGAAGACGGCCCTCCACTGGAACACCGAGCCGGGCTACGACCACGCCGTCCTGGAGGCCCGTACCGCGGGCGGCGACGACTGGACCACGCTGCCCGAGGCCGGCGGGCTGACCACCACCACCGTGCCCGCGGAATGCGAGGCCGGGTTCTTCCTCGACAGCCATCCCTTCCTGGGCCGTTACCTGACCCGGGGCGCAGCGGGCTGCACCCCGGCCGGCAGCAGCGGGACGTGGAACAGCTTCACCGGCTCCTCCGCCGGCTGGAAGCAGGTCGAGTTCGACTTGAGTGCATACGCGGGCAAGAAGGTCGAACTCTCCCTTTCCTACATCACCGACCCCGGCTCCGGCGGCCGGGGCGTGTTCACTGACGAGGCACGGCTGTCCGTCGGCGGCACCGACCAGGCCGCGGAGGGCTTCGAAACCTCGCTGGGGGGCTGGACGGCCCAGGGTGCACCTGCCGGAAGTCCCGAAGTTCCGGGCGATTGGTCCCGTACCGGAGAGCTCTTCAAGTCCTTCGCCGCCGTCACTACCCGTGACACGGTGCTGCTCGGCTTCGGCCTCGAACACCTCCCGGTGGCCGGGGACCGAGCCGTACTGATCGGTAAGGCACTGCGTTCACTGCACCGCTGA
- the gap gene encoding type I glyceraldehyde-3-phosphate dehydrogenase — MTIRVGINGFGRIGRNYFRALLEQGADIEIVGVNDLTDNATLVHLLKYDTILGRLKAEVSHTDDTITVGGNTFKTFAERDPAKLPWGELGADIVIESTGIFTKREDAAKHLAAGAKKVLISAPAKNEDITIVMGVNQDKYDAASHDVISNASCTTNCVAPMAKVLDENFGIVKGMMTTVHAYTNDQRILDFPHSDLRRARAAAENIIPTSTGAAKATALVLPQLKGKLDGIAMRVPVPTGSVTDLVLELDREVTKDEINAAFQKAAEGQLKGILDYTEDAIVSSDIVNWPASCTFDSSLTMVQGKQVKVVGWYDNEWGYSNRLVDLTVFVGGQL; from the coding sequence GTGACGATCCGCGTAGGCATCAATGGTTTTGGCCGTATCGGCCGCAACTACTTCCGGGCGCTCCTGGAACAGGGGGCGGACATCGAGATCGTCGGTGTCAACGACCTGACTGACAACGCCACCCTGGTGCACCTGCTCAAGTACGACACCATCCTGGGCCGCCTCAAGGCCGAGGTCAGCCACACCGACGACACGATCACCGTCGGTGGCAACACCTTCAAGACCTTCGCCGAGCGTGACCCCGCGAAGCTCCCCTGGGGCGAGCTGGGCGCCGACATCGTCATCGAGTCCACCGGCATCTTCACCAAGCGCGAGGACGCCGCCAAGCACCTCGCCGCCGGCGCGAAGAAGGTCCTCATCTCGGCTCCGGCCAAGAACGAGGACATCACCATCGTGATGGGCGTCAACCAGGACAAGTACGACGCGGCCAGCCACGACGTCATCTCCAACGCCTCCTGCACCACCAACTGCGTGGCGCCGATGGCCAAGGTTCTCGACGAGAACTTCGGCATCGTCAAGGGCATGATGACCACGGTCCACGCGTACACCAACGACCAGCGGATCCTGGACTTCCCGCACTCGGACCTGCGCCGCGCCCGCGCCGCCGCCGAGAACATCATCCCGACCTCCACCGGTGCCGCCAAGGCCACCGCGCTGGTCCTCCCGCAGCTCAAGGGCAAGCTGGACGGCATCGCCATGCGCGTCCCGGTCCCGACCGGCTCGGTAACGGACCTGGTCCTGGAGCTCGACCGCGAGGTCACCAAGGACGAGATCAACGCCGCCTTCCAGAAGGCCGCCGAGGGCCAGCTCAAGGGCATCCTCGACTACACCGAGGACGCGATCGTCTCCTCCGACATCGTGAACTGGCCGGCCTCCTGCACCTTCGACTCCTCCCTGACCATGGTCCAGGGCAAGCAGGTCAAGGTCGTCGGCTGGTACGACAACGAGTGGGGCTACTCCAACCGCCTCGTCGACCTCACCGTCTTCGTCGGCGGCCAGCTCTAA
- a CDS encoding phosphoglycerate kinase gives MKTIDELLSEGVSGKRVFVRADLNVPLSDGTITDDGRIRAVLPTIAKLAEAGARVVVASHLGRPKGAPDPAFSLAPAARRLGELLGADVAFATDTVGASAKETVAALADGRVAVLENLRFNAGETSKDDAERGAFADELAELADLYVGDGFGAVHRKHASVFDLPARLPHAAGYLIATEVGVLKKLTAEVKRPYVVVLGGAKVSDKLAVIDELLGKADRLLIGGGMAYTFLYAKGYEVGISLLQKDQVDKVTEYMARAEANGVELVLPVDVLVSADFPDLKGKTPADYETVDADKIPADKEGLDIGPRTRELYASKIADAETVFWNGPVGVFEHPDYAKGTKAIAQALLDSPGFTVVGGGDSAAAVRTLGFDENAFGHISTGGGASLEYLEGKTLPGLAALED, from the coding sequence ATGAAGACGATCGACGAACTGCTTTCCGAGGGTGTCTCCGGCAAGCGGGTCTTCGTCCGCGCCGACCTCAACGTGCCGCTTTCCGACGGCACCATCACCGACGACGGCCGCATCCGCGCCGTGCTGCCGACCATCGCGAAGCTCGCCGAGGCCGGCGCCCGCGTGGTCGTCGCCTCGCACCTGGGCCGCCCCAAGGGCGCCCCGGACCCGGCCTTCTCGCTCGCCCCCGCCGCCCGGCGGCTCGGCGAACTGCTCGGCGCGGACGTCGCGTTCGCCACCGACACGGTCGGCGCCTCCGCCAAGGAGACCGTCGCCGCCCTCGCCGACGGCAGGGTCGCCGTCCTGGAGAACCTGCGCTTCAACGCCGGTGAGACCTCGAAGGACGACGCCGAGCGCGGCGCCTTCGCGGACGAGCTCGCCGAGCTCGCCGACCTCTACGTCGGCGACGGCTTCGGCGCCGTGCACCGCAAGCACGCCTCGGTCTTCGACCTGCCCGCGCGCCTCCCGCACGCGGCCGGCTACCTCATCGCCACCGAGGTCGGTGTCCTCAAGAAGCTCACCGCCGAGGTCAAGCGCCCGTACGTGGTCGTCCTCGGCGGCGCCAAGGTCTCCGACAAGCTCGCCGTCATCGACGAGCTGCTCGGCAAGGCCGACCGCCTGCTGATCGGCGGCGGCATGGCCTACACCTTCCTCTACGCCAAGGGGTACGAGGTAGGCATCTCCCTGCTCCAGAAGGACCAGGTGGACAAGGTCACGGAGTACATGGCCCGCGCCGAGGCCAACGGCGTCGAGCTGGTCCTCCCGGTGGACGTGCTGGTCTCCGCGGACTTCCCGGACCTCAAGGGCAAGACCCCGGCCGACTACGAGACCGTCGACGCGGACAAGATCCCCGCCGACAAGGAGGGCCTGGACATCGGCCCCAGGACCCGCGAGCTCTACGCCTCGAAGATCGCCGATGCCGAGACCGTCTTCTGGAACGGCCCGGTGGGCGTCTTCGAGCACCCCGACTACGCCAAGGGCACGAAGGCCATCGCCCAGGCCCTGCTCGACAGCCCCGGCTTCACCGTCGTCGGCGGCGGCGACTCCGCCGCGGCCGTCCGTACGCTGGGCTTCGACGAGAATGCCTTCGGCCACATCTCGACCGGTGGCGGCGCCAGCCTCGAATACCTCGAGGGCAAGACGCTTCCCGGCCTCGCCGCTCTGGAGGACTGA
- the tpiA gene encoding triose-phosphate isomerase: MTDRTPLMAGNWKMNLNHLEAIAHVQKLAFALADKDYEAVEVAVLPPFTDLRSVQTLVDGDKLKIKYGAQDISAQDSGAYTGEISGLMLSKLKCTYVAVGHSERRQYHGETDEICNAKVKAAFKHGLTPILCVGEGLDVRKAGRQVPHTLAQVDGGLKDVPAEQVESIVIAYEPVWAIGTGEVATPEDAQEVCGAIRGRLAELYSQELADKVRIQYGGSVKSGNIAAIMAQPDVDGALIGGAALDADEFVKIVRFRDQ, encoded by the coding sequence GTGACTGACCGTACCCCGCTGATGGCGGGCAACTGGAAGATGAACCTCAACCACCTCGAGGCCATCGCCCACGTCCAGAAGCTCGCCTTTGCGCTCGCCGACAAGGACTACGAGGCCGTCGAGGTCGCGGTGCTGCCGCCCTTCACCGACCTCCGCTCGGTCCAGACCCTGGTCGACGGCGACAAGCTGAAGATCAAGTACGGCGCCCAGGACATCTCGGCGCAGGACTCCGGTGCCTACACCGGTGAGATCTCCGGCCTGATGCTGTCGAAGCTGAAGTGCACGTACGTGGCCGTCGGCCACAGCGAGCGCCGCCAGTACCACGGCGAGACCGACGAGATCTGCAACGCCAAGGTGAAGGCCGCCTTCAAGCACGGCCTCACGCCGATCCTCTGCGTCGGCGAGGGCCTGGACGTCCGCAAGGCCGGCCGGCAGGTCCCGCACACGCTGGCGCAGGTCGACGGCGGCCTCAAGGACGTCCCGGCCGAGCAGGTCGAGTCCATCGTGATCGCCTACGAGCCCGTCTGGGCGATCGGCACCGGCGAGGTGGCCACCCCCGAGGACGCCCAGGAGGTCTGCGGGGCGATCCGCGGCCGGCTGGCCGAGCTGTACTCCCAGGAACTGGCCGACAAGGTCCGCATCCAGTACGGCGGCTCGGTGAAGTCCGGCAACATCGCCGCGATCATGGCCCAGCCGGACGTCGACGGTGCCCTGATCGGCGGCGCGGCGCTGGACGCCGACGAGTTCGTCAAGATCGTCCGGTTCCGCGACCAGTAG
- the secG gene encoding preprotein translocase subunit SecG: MIMGFSIALIVFSLLLMLLVLMHKGKGGGLSDMFGGGMQSSVGGSSVAERNLDRITVVIGLLWFACIVALGLLMKSSS, encoded by the coding sequence GTGATTATGGGGTTCTCGATCGCCCTGATCGTCTTCAGCCTGCTGCTGATGCTGCTGGTGCTGATGCACAAGGGCAAGGGCGGCGGCCTCTCCGACATGTTCGGCGGCGGTATGCAGTCCTCCGTCGGTGGTTCCTCGGTCGCCGAGCGCAACCTCGACCGGATCACCGTGGTGATCGGTCTGCTGTGGTTCGCGTGCATTGTCGCTCTCGGCCTGCTGATGAAGTCCAGCAGCTGA
- a CDS encoding RNA polymerase-binding protein RbpA — protein MASGNAIRGSRVGAGPMGEAERGESAPRLRISFWCSNGHETQPSFASDAQVPDTWDCPRCGFPAGQDRDNPPAPPRTEPYKTHLAYVRERRTDADGEAILAEALAKLRGEI, from the coding sequence GTGGCAAGTGGCAACGCGATCCGTGGAAGTCGGGTCGGAGCGGGGCCGATGGGCGAGGCCGAGCGCGGCGAGTCCGCACCCCGCCTGCGCATCTCCTTCTGGTGCTCCAACGGGCACGAGACGCAGCCGAGCTTCGCCAGCGATGCGCAGGTCCCGGACACCTGGGACTGCCCGCGCTGCGGATTCCCGGCCGGCCAGGACCGGGACAACCCCCCGGCGCCGCCGCGCACCGAACCGTACAAGACCCACCTGGCATACGTACGGGAGCGCCGTACCGACGCCGACGGCGAGGCGATCCTCGCCGAAGCCCTCGCCAAGCTCCGCGGCGAGATCTGA
- the pgi gene encoding glucose-6-phosphate isomerase: MNADGRSRLNRTPEWLALGKHREELGQTHLRELFEADPGRGTGYTLQVGDLHIDYSKHLVTDETLARLRELAAATGVAELREAMFRGEKINTTEDRAVLHTALRAPAGTVVEVDGEDVVPGVHAVLDKMAAFSDRVRSGEWKGHTGKRIRNVVNIGIGGSDLGPAMAYEALRAFTDRDLTLRFVSNVDGADLHEAVRGLDPAETLFIVASKTFTTIETVTNATSARAWLLAGLGGDNAAVARHFVALSTNAEKVTEFGIDPANMFEFWDWVGGRYSFDSAIGLSLMIAIGADAFREMLAGFRLVDEHFRTAAPEDNAPLLMGLLGIWYGAFFDAQSHAVLPYSHYLSRFTAYLQQLDMESNGKSVDRDGNPVDWGTGPVVWGTPGTNGQHAYYQLIHQGTKVIPADFIGFARPVAELPPGPAAQHDLLMANFFAQTQALAFGKTPDEVRAEGVAEELVPHKTFRGNHPTTTILATELSPSVLGQLIALYEHKVFVQGAVWNIDSFDQWGVELGKVLAKRVEPALVAGTEVPGLDPSTKALVARYRELRGRS; encoded by the coding sequence ATGAACGCAGACGGCCGCAGCAGGCTCAACCGGACCCCCGAGTGGCTGGCACTCGGCAAGCACCGGGAAGAACTGGGGCAGACACATCTGCGGGAGCTGTTCGAGGCGGACCCGGGCCGGGGCACCGGCTACACCCTGCAGGTCGGCGACCTGCACATCGACTACTCCAAGCACCTGGTGACCGACGAGACGCTGGCACGCTTGCGGGAACTCGCGGCGGCCACCGGCGTCGCGGAACTCCGCGAGGCCATGTTCCGCGGCGAGAAGATCAACACGACCGAGGACCGGGCGGTCCTGCACACCGCGCTCCGCGCGCCGGCCGGCACGGTCGTCGAGGTGGACGGGGAGGACGTCGTCCCGGGCGTGCACGCGGTCCTGGACAAGATGGCCGCCTTCTCCGACCGGGTCAGGTCGGGGGAGTGGAAGGGCCACACCGGCAAGCGGATCCGCAACGTGGTCAACATCGGCATCGGCGGCTCCGACCTCGGACCGGCGATGGCCTACGAGGCGCTGCGCGCCTTCACCGACCGGGACCTCACGCTGCGGTTCGTCTCCAATGTGGACGGCGCGGACCTGCACGAGGCGGTCCGCGGACTCGACCCGGCCGAGACCCTGTTCATCGTCGCCTCGAAGACCTTCACCACCATCGAGACGGTCACCAACGCGACCTCGGCACGCGCCTGGCTGCTGGCGGGGCTGGGCGGCGACAACGCGGCGGTGGCCCGGCACTTCGTCGCCCTGTCGACGAACGCCGAGAAGGTCACCGAGTTCGGCATCGACCCGGCGAACATGTTCGAGTTCTGGGACTGGGTCGGCGGCCGGTACTCCTTCGACTCCGCGATCGGCCTCTCCCTGATGATCGCCATCGGGGCCGACGCCTTCCGGGAGATGCTGGCCGGCTTCCGACTGGTCGACGAGCACTTCCGGACCGCCGCACCCGAGGACAACGCCCCTCTGCTGATGGGCCTGTTGGGCATCTGGTACGGCGCGTTCTTCGACGCCCAGTCGCATGCCGTGCTCCCGTACAGCCACTACCTGTCGCGTTTCACGGCCTACTTGCAGCAGCTGGACATGGAGTCCAACGGCAAGTCGGTGGACCGGGACGGGAATCCGGTCGACTGGGGGACCGGCCCGGTGGTGTGGGGCACCCCCGGCACCAACGGGCAGCACGCCTACTACCAGCTGATCCACCAGGGCACCAAGGTGATCCCGGCGGACTTCATCGGCTTCGCCCGCCCGGTCGCCGAACTCCCGCCGGGGCCGGCCGCCCAACACGACCTGCTGATGGCCAACTTCTTCGCGCAGACCCAGGCGCTGGCCTTCGGCAAGACCCCGGACGAGGTCCGCGCGGAGGGCGTCGCCGAGGAGCTGGTCCCGCACAAGACCTTCCGCGGCAACCACCCGACGACCACCATCCTGGCCACCGAGCTCAGCCCGTCGGTCCTGGGGCAGCTGATCGCCCTGTACGAGCACAAGGTGTTCGTCCAGGGGGCGGTGTGGAACATCGACTCCTTCGACCAGTGGGGCGTCGAGCTCGGCAAGGTGCTGGCGAAGCGGGTGGAGCCGGCCCTGGTCGCGGGCACGGAGGTGCCGGGCCTGGACCCGTCGACGAAGGCGCTGGTCGCGAGGTACCGGGAGCTGCGGGGCCGGTCCTGA
- the pgl gene encoding 6-phosphogluconolactonase, which yields MTTPQVVVHRDKDLMAQATAARLITKIVDAQAARGTASIVLTGGRNGNGLLTALAAAPARDAVDWSRLDLWWGDERYLPADDPERNHTQARAALLDSVPLNPARVHVMPASDGPYGTDADAAAAAYAEELRAAATPEDHGPVPQFDVLMLGVGPDTHVASLFPEHPATYEQTRTVVGVHGAPKPPPTRISLTLPAIRSAREVWLLAAGEDKAGAVAIALGGAGGVQAPAAAAHGRSRTLWLLDRTAAAKLPRGMYPPALS from the coding sequence ATGACGACACCCCAGGTCGTCGTCCACCGCGACAAAGACCTGATGGCCCAGGCCACCGCAGCCCGGCTGATCACCAAGATCGTCGACGCACAAGCCGCCCGCGGCACCGCCTCCATCGTGCTGACCGGCGGCCGTAACGGCAACGGCCTCCTCACCGCCCTCGCCGCCGCCCCCGCCCGGGACGCCGTCGACTGGAGCCGCCTCGACCTCTGGTGGGGCGACGAGCGGTACCTCCCCGCCGACGACCCCGAGCGCAACCACACCCAGGCCCGCGCTGCGCTGCTGGATTCCGTCCCGCTAAACCCCGCCCGCGTACACGTCATGCCCGCCTCCGACGGCCCGTACGGCACCGACGCGGACGCCGCAGCCGCCGCCTACGCGGAGGAGCTCCGCGCCGCGGCCACCCCCGAGGACCACGGCCCGGTCCCGCAGTTCGACGTGCTGATGCTCGGGGTCGGCCCCGACACCCATGTCGCGAGCCTGTTCCCCGAGCACCCCGCCACCTACGAACAGACCCGCACCGTGGTCGGCGTACACGGTGCGCCCAAGCCGCCGCCCACCCGGATCTCCCTCACCCTGCCCGCCATCCGGTCGGCCCGCGAGGTCTGGCTCCTCGCCGCCGGCGAGGACAAGGCCGGGGCGGTCGCGATCGCGCTCGGCGGGGCCGGCGGGGTGCAGGCCCCGGCCGCAGCCGCGCACGGGCGGTCCCGCACCCTCTGGCTGCTCGACCGCACCGCCGCCGCGAAGCTGCCCCGCGGGATGTACCCGCCCGCGCTCTCCTGA
- the opcA gene encoding glucose-6-phosphate dehydrogenase assembly protein OpcA: MKIDLTETNSSKINSALVQARRDIGTPAIGMVLTLVIVTDEENAYDALKSANDASHEHPSRIVVVIRRVSRSPRSRRDARLDAEVRVGTDSGTGETVVLRLHGELVNHAESVVLPLLLPDAPVVVWWPQDAPTDVAGDPLGALGQRRITDTYACEDPIGALGNRAAAYAPGDTDLSWTRITPWRSMLAAALDQQALSVTSATVEGEDDNPSCELLGMWLADRLEVPVTRMLSRGPGLTAVRLETKDGDIVLDRADGSLATLCMPGQPDRSVALKRRETAELLAEELRRLDPDNTYESALKFGVARLNTANPSKAGPAPAKPDPAPAVADATPAPSKPAAKPAAASKKTPSK; this comes from the coding sequence ATGAAGATCGATCTCACGGAGACCAACTCCAGCAAGATCAACTCCGCGCTGGTGCAGGCGCGCCGGGACATCGGCACGCCTGCCATCGGCATGGTGCTCACCCTGGTCATCGTCACCGACGAGGAGAACGCGTACGACGCGCTGAAGTCGGCGAACGACGCGTCCCACGAGCACCCCTCGCGGATCGTGGTCGTGATCCGGCGGGTCAGCCGCTCGCCGCGGTCGCGGCGGGACGCCCGGCTCGACGCGGAGGTCCGCGTCGGGACGGACTCCGGCACTGGCGAAACGGTTGTGCTGCGCCTGCACGGCGAGCTGGTCAACCACGCCGAGTCGGTGGTCCTGCCGCTGCTGCTGCCGGATGCCCCGGTGGTGGTCTGGTGGCCGCAGGACGCACCGACCGACGTGGCCGGCGACCCGCTGGGCGCGCTGGGCCAGCGCCGGATCACCGACACCTACGCCTGCGAGGACCCCATCGGGGCGCTCGGCAACCGGGCGGCGGCGTACGCGCCGGGCGACACCGACCTGTCCTGGACCCGGATCACCCCGTGGCGCTCGATGCTGGCCGCGGCGCTGGACCAGCAGGCACTGTCGGTGACCTCGGCCACGGTCGAGGGCGAGGACGACAACCCCAGCTGCGAGCTGCTCGGCATGTGGCTGGCCGACCGCCTCGAGGTCCCGGTGACGCGCATGCTGTCGCGGGGGCCGGGCCTGACGGCGGTCCGCCTGGAGACCAAGGACGGCGACATCGTCCTGGACCGGGCGGACGGCTCCCTGGCGACGCTGTGCATGCCGGGGCAGCCGGACCGGTCGGTGGCACTGAAGCGGCGGGAGACGGCGGAACTCCTGGCGGAGGAGCTGCGGCGACTGGACCCGGACAATACGTACGAGTCCGCGCTGAAGTTCGGGGTGGCCCGGCTGAACACGGCCAACCCGTCGAAGGCCGGCCCGGCCCCGGCGAAGCCCGACCCGGCCCCGGCCGTGGCCGACGCCACTCCGGCGCCGTCCAAGCCCGCCGCGAAGCCGGCGGCGGCATCCAAGAAAACCCCGTCCAAGTGA